The following proteins are co-located in the Deltaproteobacteria bacterium genome:
- a CDS encoding GMC family oxidoreductase, whose translation MSNNHYDIIIIGSGAGGGTLAHKLAPSAKRILILERGDYVPREKDNWNPRAVNLEGKYQTKEKWRDKDGRELHPHANYYVGGNTKFFGAALFRLRKEDFGEIKHQGGISPAWPIGYDELEPFYGEAEKLYHVHGQRNEDPTDPPASSPYSHPAVSHEPRIQQLSDDFTRLGLHPFHTPLGVMLDEKNPRQSKCIRCETCDGFPCLVYAKSDSQVSAVDPALTHPNVSLMTNAYVERLETDNSGRRVEKVIVQHNGNRAELSADIVVSACGAINSAALLLRSASDQHPRGLANSSDVVGRHYMGHVNSVLMALSKCPNPTIFQKSLSINDFYFGSADWHYPMGHISFVGKLDGETLKGGAPAFTPGWTLDKMAQHSLDFWLTSEDLPDPNNRVALDRDGGIVLSYRPNNEEGHKRLIAKLKELMQKQTKCAVHGHECHEGLFSRNLFVGQRIPLAGVAHQVGTVRFGKDPKTSALDRNCKAHDLDNLYVVDGSFFVSSGAVNPALTIMANALRVGQHIIERIR comes from the coding sequence ATGTCGAACAACCACTACGACATCATTATCATCGGTTCTGGCGCGGGCGGCGGAACCCTGGCTCATAAGCTTGCTCCTTCAGCGAAACGGATACTGATTCTTGAGCGCGGCGACTACGTGCCGCGCGAAAAAGACAACTGGAATCCGCGTGCGGTCAACCTCGAAGGCAAATATCAAACTAAAGAGAAGTGGCGCGACAAGGACGGCAGGGAGCTGCATCCGCACGCCAATTACTACGTTGGCGGCAACACTAAATTTTTCGGCGCCGCGCTATTTCGCCTGCGCAAGGAAGACTTCGGCGAGATCAAGCACCAGGGCGGCATCTCACCGGCATGGCCGATTGGTTATGACGAATTAGAACCGTTCTACGGCGAAGCCGAGAAACTCTATCACGTCCACGGTCAACGCAACGAAGACCCCACGGATCCGCCAGCATCCTCCCCCTACTCCCACCCTGCGGTCAGCCACGAGCCGCGCATCCAGCAGTTGTCCGACGATTTTACGCGGCTCGGACTGCACCCATTTCACACGCCTTTGGGGGTGATGTTGGATGAAAAGAATCCGCGCCAAAGCAAATGCATCCGCTGCGAGACCTGCGACGGCTTCCCTTGTCTAGTCTACGCCAAGTCCGACTCGCAAGTTTCTGCCGTCGACCCAGCGCTCACCCATCCCAACGTTTCGCTCATGACCAATGCCTATGTCGAGCGCCTCGAAACCGACAACTCAGGACGACGCGTCGAGAAGGTGATCGTGCAACACAATGGCAACCGCGCAGAGCTATCGGCCGACATCGTGGTCTCCGCCTGCGGCGCAATCAACTCCGCGGCGCTGCTCTTACGCTCGGCCAGCGACCAACATCCGCGCGGCCTGGCTAACAGCTCCGACGTTGTCGGGCGCCACTACATGGGCCATGTGAATTCCGTGTTAATGGCGTTGTCGAAATGTCCCAACCCGACGATCTTTCAAAAATCCCTATCGATAAACGATTTTTACTTCGGATCGGCCGACTGGCACTATCCGATGGGCCATATCTCTTTTGTCGGCAAGCTCGACGGCGAGACGCTCAAAGGCGGCGCGCCGGCATTCACACCGGGCTGGACCCTCGACAAAATGGCGCAGCATTCGCTCGATTTCTGGCTGACCTCGGAAGACCTGCCCGACCCGAACAATCGCGTGGCTCTCGATCGCGACGGCGGCATCGTGTTGAGCTACCGGCCCAACAACGAAGAAGGCCACAAACGTTTGATCGCAAAGCTCAAAGAGCTCATGCAAAAGCAGACCAAGTGCGCCGTCCATGGCCACGAGTGCCACGAAGGATTGTTCTCACGCAACCTATTCGTTGGTCAGCGCATCCCCCTCGCCGGCGTCGCCCATCAGGTCGGCACGGTGCGCTTCGGCAAAGATCCGAAAACCAGCGCGCTGGATAGAAACTGCAAAGCGCATGATCTTGATAATCTTTACGTCGTCGACGGCAGCTTTTTCGTCTCCAGCGGCGCGGTCAATCCGGCGCTGACGATCATGGCGAACGCGCTAAGAGTCGGCCAGCATATTATCGAAAGGATTCGATAA
- a CDS encoding DM13 domain-containing protein gives MNKRNAAIGLGVIALALAWYTFRPELLFVDKQVNEQLPATQAAGRQAALSVGQFKSFAHETRGLASIYQLADGKRTLRLTDFETSNGPDVHVYLSAAIVEKGGDAIAAAGFVDLGSMKGNKGDQNYDIPAHVDLNKYKHVTIWCARFGVNFASAPLGAAQS, from the coding sequence ATGAACAAGCGAAACGCTGCAATCGGATTAGGAGTCATCGCTCTTGCGCTGGCCTGGTACACCTTTCGGCCCGAGTTGTTGTTTGTCGATAAGCAGGTCAACGAGCAACTCCCAGCGACCCAGGCTGCAGGCCGCCAAGCGGCGCTCTCCGTCGGCCAGTTCAAGAGTTTTGCCCACGAGACCCGCGGTTTGGCATCGATCTATCAGCTGGCTGACGGCAAGCGGACCTTACGGCTGACCGATTTCGAAACCTCCAATGGCCCCGATGTCCATGTTTACTTGTCCGCTGCCATCGTTGAGAAGGGCGGTGACGCCATCGCGGCCGCCGGCTTTGTCGATCTGGGCTCGATGAAGGGCAACAAGGGCGATCAGAACTACGATATCCCGGCCCACGTCGACTTGAACAAATACAAACATGTGACTATCTGGTGCGCCCGCTTTGGCGTTAACTTTGCCAGCGCACCGCTGGGCGCGGCACAAAGTTAA
- a CDS encoding VOC family protein has protein sequence MLADKFKITISQSQISERRFEGSCWLAVCFFNFCFLIFNSPSPAQLVKAVDAVGMTVADMDRSIDFFNKVLSFDKISDVELHGSDYEKLQGLFGLRMRVVRMKLGTETIELTQYLAPEGRPIPPDWRSNDHAFQHIAIVVSDMDKAYQHLRSHKIRHASTGPQTIPATNKAAAGIRAFYFKDPDGHHLEIIYFPQGKGDPRWQQKNDRLFLGIDHTAIVVSSTANSLKYYRDLLGLKLAGESMNYGVEQEHLNNVAGARLHISGLRALSGPGIEFLEYLTPRDGRPAPRDTRANDIWHWQTTLTTDNALGAWHKHPSLSRSAATRNPKRETRNALLASPGVAEIKEKQLGFVRGFLARDPDGHGLQFVER, from the coding sequence ATGCTGGCTGACAAATTCAAGATTACAATTTCACAATCACAAATTTCGGAGCGACGATTCGAAGGTTCGTGCTGGCTGGCAGTCTGCTTTTTTAATTTTTGCTTTTTAATTTTTAATTCCCCTTCCCCCGCACAGCTTGTGAAAGCGGTCGATGCCGTCGGCATGACCGTCGCCGACATGGACCGCTCGATAGACTTCTTCAACAAAGTCCTTTCTTTCGACAAGATCTCCGATGTCGAACTTCATGGCAGCGATTATGAAAAACTCCAAGGCCTCTTTGGCTTGCGCATGCGCGTGGTGCGCATGAAACTCGGCACCGAGACAATTGAGTTAACGCAGTATCTGGCGCCGGAGGGGCGCCCGATTCCACCGGACTGGCGCAGCAACGATCACGCCTTCCAACATATCGCCATTGTCGTTAGCGACATGGACAAGGCATATCAACACCTGCGCAGCCACAAGATTCGCCACGCATCGACCGGTCCACAGACGATTCCGGCTACGAACAAAGCCGCCGCCGGCATTCGCGCTTTCTATTTCAAAGATCCCGATGGCCATCATCTGGAGATCATCTATTTCCCGCAGGGTAAAGGCGACCCGCGCTGGCAGCAGAAAAACGACCGGCTCTTTCTCGGCATCGACCACACGGCCATCGTAGTTTCGAGCACCGCCAATAGTCTAAAATACTATCGTGATCTGCTCGGACTGAAACTTGCCGGTGAAAGCATGAATTACGGCGTCGAACAGGAACATCTGAACAACGTCGCCGGCGCGCGCCTGCACATCAGCGGCCTGCGCGCTTTGAGTGGGCCGGGCATCGAGTTTTTGGAGTATCTAACACCGCGTGACGGGCGTCCGGCGCCACGCGACACGCGCGCCAACGATATTTGGCATTGGCAAACTACGCTGACGACAGATAATGCGCTCGGAGCCTGGCATAAGCATCCGTCACTGTCGCGCTCCGCTGCAACGCGAAACCCGAAACGCGAAACCCGAAACGCTCTCCTCGCCTCCCCTGGGGTTGCCGAGATCAAAGAAAAACAACTAGGATTCGTCAGGGGTTTCCTGGCACGCGATCCAGACGGGCATGGGCTACAGTTCGTAGAAAGATGA